From the Micromonospora echinospora genome, the window GCCGGCGACCTCGTCCAGCCGCACGTCCCCGGCGAGGGGAACCCGCCGGGTCAGCACGGTCAGCTGTTCCCGGCGCAGCGCCGCGTCCGGCAGCGGCACGGTGATCGGCAGGGAGAGCAGGTCGGGGGTGCGCAGCGCCGGGTCGACCGCCTCCGGCCGGCTGGTCGTGCCCACCACCGCCGCCCCGGCCCGTACGGTCTCCGCGACGACCTGCCGGAAGACGGTGGCCAGCGGTCCGGGCTGGTCCGCCGGGGCGAGCGCCTCGACGTCGGTGACCAGGAGCACCGCCGGCCCGTCGGCGCGGGCGGCGGCGGCTGCGGCGCGCAGCCGCTCGGCGGCGGCCTGGTTGGTCAGCGCCGCCAGCTCCGGTGCCCAGACCGGGTGGACCCGGGCCCGTACGGCGGCGGCGACCGCGCGGACCAGCGCCGACTTCCCGGAACCGGCCGGTCCGCTCAGCAGCACGCCGAGGGACACCGTGGTGTTCAGCTTGCCGAGCACCTCCTGGTGGTGGAACCCCAGGTCGAGCAGCTCGGTCAGCTCCTCGGCCTGGGTCCGCAGGCCGGGCAGCTCGTCGACGTCCGGCGCCTGTGCCGGGTCCGCCTCCCCGGAGGTCGCGACCGCGTCGTCGTCGTGGCGCTGCGCGTTCGACGGACGTAAGCCGGAGAGCCGGGTCGTGGGGGAGCCGGGGGCGGCGGCGCGGGAACCGGCCGGCGTGGGGTTGCCGTGGGTGACGTGGCCGTGCTCCCAGCCGACGACGGTGTCCATGGTGACCAGCGATCCGGGCCCCGGCTCGACGGTGACCACGGTGAGCAGGGCACTGGTCCAGGCGTATCCGACGGTGTTGGCGAGGCTGCGCCGGGCGGCCTCGACCAGCGGGCGGACCGGGGCGTCGGGGCTGACGTCCTGGGGTAGCAGCGAGACGTCGTCCCCGGCGGTGACCACCTTGCCCAGCAGGGCGAGCCGGAGCATCTCCGGTGAGACGGCGGCGACGATCTCCAGCGGGCCGCGCAACGTCACCCGGCCGGCTGCGGTGAGCGGCATGGGGCTGAGCGTGACCTGTCCACCGTCCCGGACGCCCAGGTTGCCGAGGACGAGGTCGTCGGCGTGGAGCAGCCCGGTGCCGGCACCCGGTTCGGCCTTCGCCGCGATGCCGGCGGTCTGCCGCCGACCGGTCATCCGGACTGGGTCGCCGGGGCGCAGGGCCAGCGCGGTGAGCACCTCCGGGTGTAGCCGGACGACGCCCCGGCGGGCGTCGAGCGCCGCCGGTCGCAGGCTGGCGATCAGGGTGAGTTCGGGTTCGGCCACCCGCCCGAGGGTAGCCGGCACCGCCCAGGTCGGCCCGGATCGGCCACATCCGGCGCGGCCGTCGGCGCATCCGGATGGTCGTCGGTTCACGGGGTGCCGGCGTCCGGCGCGGCCGTCGGGTCACGGGGTGCCCGGCGGGGCGGCCGTCGGTTCACGGGGCGCCGGCGTCCGGGGCGGCTGACGGGCACGGGGTCGCCGGGTCGGTGGCGGTGCGGACCACCGACCCGGCGACCGGTCCGAGGAGGCGCGGCGGGTGGGGTCGGGCACACGCCCGATCCGGTCCGGTGCACCGGAGCGGAAATCTACCCGCAAGGCTGGATTCGCTCCCGCCCCCGACCGGGCCGCGCCGCCCGGATCCGGGCCCGATTGGCGCACGGTGACGGCGTGATGACCTTCAGTGAGAAACGCGCGGTGGCATGGCGGTGTCTCACCGTATTCCGAGGGAAGGATCCGAATTCACGTGATACGAATTCAGAACGCCGGATTTCGTGGATAGTTGCGCGGTCGACTATTCGGACTCGCCGATCGGCCGACCCGGACGGCCGTACGGAGGATCTCAGCCAACGCTCAGGATCGACGCCGTACCGTGATCCCCATGCCAACCCTGACGGTCGCGCGGCTCCGGCGTGCCCTCCCCACCGGTCGCCGGCTCGTCGCCGCCTCGGTGGCGATCGCGCTGGTCGCCGCCGCCGTCGGCTGGGCGGTGTGGCCGGAGCGTCCCGCCTACACGACCGAGTCCGCGCTGCTGACCGTCCGCTCCGGGCCGTCCGGTGCCGAACCGGTCGACCTGGACACCACCTTCTACCTGCCCGAAGGGGCCTCGGCCGGGAGCCGGGTGCCGGCGGTGCTGCTGGCACACGGTTTCGGCGGTACGAAGGAGACGGTCCGCGCCGACGCCGAGGAGATCGCCGCCCGGGGCTACGCGGTGCTGACCTGGACCGCGCGTGGCTTCGGCCGCAGCGGCGGCCAGATCCACCTGAACAGCCCCGACCACGAGGTACGCGACGCGCAGCGG encodes:
- a CDS encoding AAA family ATPase, whose product is MAEPELTLIASLRPAALDARRGVVRLHPEVLTALALRPGDPVRMTGRRQTAGIAAKAEPGAGTGLLHADDLVLGNLGVRDGGQVTLSPMPLTAAGRVTLRGPLEIVAAVSPEMLRLALLGKVVTAGDDVSLLPQDVSPDAPVRPLVEAARRSLANTVGYAWTSALLTVVTVEPGPGSLVTMDTVVGWEHGHVTHGNPTPAGSRAAAPGSPTTRLSGLRPSNAQRHDDDAVATSGEADPAQAPDVDELPGLRTQAEELTELLDLGFHHQEVLGKLNTTVSLGVLLSGPAGSGKSALVRAVAAAVRARVHPVWAPELAALTNQAAAERLRAAAAAARADGPAVLLVTDVEALAPADQPGPLATVFRQVVAETVRAGAAVVGTTSRPEAVDPALRTPDLLSLPITVPLPDAALRREQLTVLTRRVPLAGDVRLDEVAGRTPGFVAADLAALVREAGVRAALRQKSTETPTVAMADFTAALEVVRPTSMASATLELANVTLEDVGDLVEVKETLTESVLWPLTYPDTFARLGVQPPRGVLLYGPPGCGKTYLVTALAGSGRANVLSVKGAELLSKWVGESERAVRELFRRAREAAPTLIFLDEVDALAPVRGQATDGGTTDRVVAALLTELDGVEALRNVVVVGATNRPDLVDPALLRPGRLERLVYVPPPDAEARVEILKASSRNVPLADEVDLAGLAESLDGFSAADCAALVREAALAAMRESLTASTVTAAHVERARARVRPSLDPAQVAWLAAYAAERQG